One region of Coraliomargarita parva genomic DNA includes:
- a CDS encoding DeoR/GlpR family DNA-binding transcription regulator, with translation MLAPERQQQILALLEERGTLRTIDLAEEFQVTDETIRRDLQVLAESNQLTRVHGGASSLSGRPKLQSFTERRGLQVESKKAIAQAALSLVQPGRTYAFDSSTTAFALISALPDLPYRVVTNAYAVLDHMTRMENVELICTGGRFHPKTQTFVGGESIDTLRRHNVHTAFISCIGFDTQRGASEGFEQQATYKERLVQLAESVVLLVDSTKLNQRSEYFFAGHESISLIITDSNADPKTIETLRNMGCAVEIAPLPESKS, from the coding sequence ATGTTAGCCCCTGAGCGCCAGCAACAGATACTCGCCCTACTGGAAGAACGCGGCACCCTCCGCACGATCGACCTGGCCGAGGAATTCCAAGTCACCGACGAAACGATCCGACGTGACCTACAGGTGCTGGCAGAGAGCAATCAGCTGACCCGGGTCCACGGCGGAGCGAGCAGCTTGAGTGGCCGCCCCAAACTACAATCCTTCACAGAGCGGCGCGGGCTTCAGGTCGAGAGCAAGAAAGCCATCGCTCAAGCAGCCCTCAGCCTGGTCCAGCCGGGGCGGACTTACGCCTTCGATAGCAGCACGACCGCTTTTGCGCTCATCTCCGCCCTACCTGACTTACCTTACCGCGTCGTGACCAACGCCTATGCCGTGCTGGATCATATGACTCGCATGGAAAATGTGGAACTCATCTGCACCGGCGGACGTTTTCACCCGAAAACCCAAACCTTCGTCGGCGGCGAAAGCATCGACACCCTGCGCCGCCATAATGTGCACACCGCTTTCATTTCCTGCATCGGTTTTGATACCCAACGGGGAGCCAGCGAAGGCTTCGAACAACAAGCCACCTATAAAGAGCGCCTCGTGCAGCTCGCCGAAAGTGTCGTCCTGCTGGTCGACTCCACAAAGCTGAACCAACGCTCTGAATATTTCTTTGCAGGGCATGAAAGCATCTCCCTGATCATCACGGACAGTAACGCCGACCCCAAGACAATCGAAACACTCCGCAATATGGGCTGCGCGGTCGAAATCGCACCACTGCCCGAATCCAAAAGCTAA